The Gordonia sp. KTR9 genome contains a region encoding:
- a CDS encoding NAD(P)H-quinone dehydrogenase: MTRIVIIGGGPAGYEAALAAAAYGADITVIDSDGIGGACVLWDCVPSKTFIASTGIRTEVRRAVDLGINIKTDDTSVTLPQIHQRVRDLAFAQSADIRSRLISEGVKLVAGSAMLDERQVGVSTHSVVATLADGTTERYDGDVVLLATGASPRVLPDARPDGERILTWRQLYDLEQLPEHLIVIGSGVTGAEFVHAYTELGVKVTLVSSRDRVLPHEDEDAALVLEDALAERGVELVKHARADKVERHGDSVTAHLADGSTVTGSHVLMTVGSVPNTTDLGLDRAGVTVGKGGYIEVDRVSRTSVAGIYAAGDCTGLFPLASVAAMQGRIAMYHALGEGVSPIKLKTVASAIFTRPEIATVGVSQNAIDTGEYPARTVMLPLATNPRAKMSGLRRGFVKIFCRPATGVVIGGVVVAPNASELILPIALAVQNKLTVGDLAQTFSVYPSLTGSITEAARQLVRHDDLD, from the coding sequence GTGACCAGGATCGTCATCATCGGCGGTGGACCTGCGGGTTACGAGGCGGCGCTCGCGGCGGCCGCCTACGGCGCCGACATCACGGTGATCGATTCGGACGGGATCGGCGGTGCCTGTGTGTTGTGGGACTGCGTGCCGTCCAAGACCTTCATCGCGTCCACCGGCATCCGCACCGAGGTCCGGCGCGCTGTCGACCTGGGTATCAACATCAAGACCGACGACACGTCGGTCACGCTCCCACAGATTCACCAACGGGTCCGCGATCTGGCATTCGCCCAGTCCGCGGACATCCGCTCCCGGCTGATCAGCGAAGGCGTCAAACTCGTCGCCGGTAGCGCGATGCTCGACGAGCGGCAGGTGGGCGTGTCGACCCACAGCGTCGTCGCGACCCTCGCCGACGGAACCACCGAACGCTACGACGGCGACGTGGTGTTGCTGGCGACGGGCGCCTCGCCCCGCGTCCTGCCCGATGCCCGCCCCGACGGCGAGCGCATCCTCACCTGGCGTCAGCTCTACGACCTAGAGCAACTCCCCGAACACCTCATCGTCATCGGTTCCGGCGTCACCGGCGCCGAGTTCGTCCACGCCTATACCGAACTGGGCGTCAAGGTGACGCTGGTGTCGAGCCGCGACCGTGTGCTCCCGCACGAGGACGAGGACGCCGCGCTGGTGCTCGAGGACGCGCTGGCCGAGCGCGGCGTCGAACTCGTGAAACACGCCCGAGCCGACAAGGTCGAGCGCCACGGTGACTCGGTCACCGCGCATCTGGCCGACGGCTCGACAGTCACCGGCAGTCACGTGCTGATGACCGTCGGTTCGGTCCCGAACACCACGGACCTGGGCCTCGATCGCGCCGGCGTGACCGTCGGCAAGGGTGGATACATCGAGGTCGACCGGGTGTCGCGTACGTCGGTCGCCGGTATCTATGCGGCCGGCGACTGCACCGGGCTGTTCCCGCTGGCATCGGTGGCGGCCATGCAGGGCCGCATCGCCATGTATCACGCACTCGGCGAGGGAGTGAGCCCGATCAAGCTGAAAACCGTTGCCTCCGCGATCTTCACCCGTCCGGAGATCGCGACGGTGGGGGTGTCGCAGAACGCGATCGACACCGGTGAGTACCCGGCCCGCACCGTGATGTTGCCCCTGGCCACCAACCCGCGCGCCAAGATGAGCGGTCTGCGCCGCGGCTTCGTGAAGATCTTCTGCCGGCCGGCCACGGGCGTGGTCATCGGCGGAGTCGTGGTGGCACCGAACGCCTCCGAGCTGATCCTGCCCATCGCCCTCGCGGTGCAGAACAAGCTCACCGTCGGCGACCTCGCCCAGACCTTCTCGGTGTACCCGTCGCTGACCGGGTCGATCACCGAGGCGGCGCGCCAGCTGGTCCGCCACGACGACCTGGACTGA
- a CDS encoding pyridoxamine 5'-phosphate oxidase family protein, whose translation MVDEAVRVLTTDEAWDLLGAAELGRIALSVDGQPDIFPVNFHATPDRVLLRTGEGTKLSELAVNSRVAFEADGYTDSDGWSVVAKGTARILVSLQEIEAADQLPLRPWIATMKYNYVEITVDSITARRFEFGPEPERYPV comes from the coding sequence ATGGTCGACGAAGCGGTTCGGGTGCTCACCACCGACGAGGCCTGGGATCTGTTGGGAGCCGCCGAGCTCGGCCGGATCGCGTTGAGTGTCGACGGTCAGCCCGACATCTTCCCGGTCAATTTCCATGCGACGCCGGACCGCGTCCTGCTGCGGACCGGTGAAGGCACGAAATTGTCGGAGCTGGCGGTGAATTCGCGGGTGGCGTTCGAGGCCGACGGGTACACCGACAGTGACGGGTGGAGCGTCGTCGCCAAGGGGACGGCGCGCATCCTGGTGTCCCTGCAGGAGATCGAGGCCGCCGACCAGCTGCCGTTGCGGCCGTGGATCGCGACGATGAAGTACAACTACGTGGAGATCACGGTGGACTCGATCACCGCACGCCGCTTCGAGTTCGGGCCCGAGCCCGAGCGTTACCCGGTGTAG
- a CDS encoding gamma-glutamylcyclotransferase: MPIYAAYGSNMHPDQMAERAPHSPMSGTGWLRGWRLTFGGGDIGWEGSLATVTEDRDDPDARVFVVLYDVTTEDEDLLDRWEGSELGIHRKIRARVDTADGPVLAWLYVLDAFEGGLPSARYLGVMAEAAEIAGAPAEYVQDLRLRESRNVGPGPGPAE, encoded by the coding sequence GTGCCCATCTATGCCGCCTACGGATCCAACATGCATCCCGACCAGATGGCCGAGCGCGCTCCGCACTCGCCGATGTCGGGCACCGGATGGCTTCGTGGCTGGCGTCTGACCTTCGGTGGCGGCGACATCGGCTGGGAGGGGTCACTGGCCACGGTCACCGAGGACCGCGACGACCCCGACGCCCGGGTGTTCGTGGTGCTGTACGACGTCACCACCGAGGACGAGGACCTCCTCGATCGGTGGGAGGGTTCCGAACTCGGCATCCACCGCAAGATCCGGGCTCGCGTCGACACCGCGGACGGCCCGGTCCTCGCCTGGCTGTATGTCCTCGACGCCTTCGAGGGCGGGCTCCCGTCGGCGCGCTACCTCGGGGTCATGGCCGAGGCGGCCGAGATCGCGGGTGCACCCGCGGAGTACGTGCAGGACCTGCGGTTGCGCGAGTCGCGGAACGTCGGGCCCGGCCCGGGTCCCGCGGAATAA
- a CDS encoding DNA-formamidopyrimidine glycosylase family protein — MPEGDTVFAAAARLRAGLAGRVLESTDFRIPSLATADLSGREVSAVRSVGKHLLIDIAESSPGTGDTVSIHSHLKMEGAWHVHPRGQRWRRPAYQARAVLRTADHEAVGFDLGVLELLADPDAALAYLGPDLLADDFDREEAIRRLASQPDETIGAALLDQRLIAGIGNVFRSEICFLRRVLPTRPVREVDLGPVVDLSRRLLWANRMRSARTTTGNTSPNARMWVYGRQGRLCRRCATPVKRGELESTGGERSIYWCPRCQI, encoded by the coding sequence ATGCCTGAGGGCGACACCGTCTTCGCCGCCGCGGCGCGTCTGCGGGCCGGGCTCGCCGGCCGCGTGCTCGAGTCGACGGACTTCCGGATCCCGTCACTGGCGACCGCCGATCTGTCCGGCCGGGAGGTGTCGGCGGTTCGCTCGGTGGGCAAACACCTGCTCATCGACATCGCCGAGAGCAGCCCCGGAACCGGTGACACCGTGAGCATCCACTCACACCTGAAGATGGAGGGTGCCTGGCATGTGCATCCTCGCGGGCAGCGCTGGCGGCGACCGGCCTATCAGGCACGCGCGGTGCTGCGCACCGCCGACCACGAGGCGGTGGGTTTCGACCTGGGTGTGCTCGAACTGCTCGCCGACCCCGACGCCGCGCTCGCCTACCTCGGTCCCGACCTGCTCGCCGACGACTTCGACCGCGAGGAGGCGATCCGGCGACTAGCCTCGCAACCGGATGAGACCATCGGTGCCGCGTTGCTCGACCAACGCCTCATCGCCGGGATCGGCAACGTCTTTCGCAGCGAGATCTGCTTCCTCCGCCGGGTCCTGCCGACCCGACCGGTGCGCGAGGTCGACCTCGGGCCGGTCGTGGACCTGAGCCGACGCCTGTTGTGGGCCAACCGGATGCGATCGGCACGCACCACCACGGGTAACACCTCGCCCAACGCCCGGATGTGGGTGTACGGACGCCAGGGTCGGCTGTGCCGACGCTGCGCCACGCCGGTGAAGCGCGGCGAACTCGAATCCACCGGCGGCGAACGATCCATCTACTGGTGCCCCCGGTGTCAGATCTGA
- a CDS encoding amidohydrolase, which yields MSAVGAGFAAADDPIDAWLAEHGTDLIAWRREIHAHPELSRQEVRTTELVMSELTAAGLDPRRLPLGTGVVCDLGPVGEPRIALRADMDALPVTEHTGLPFTSAVEGASHSCGHDAHTAILIGVAKLLAAAEPLPVGVRLIFQAAEEVMPGGALDAIDAGVTGGLGRIFALHCDPRLPVGTVGLRSGPLTSAADHIDLQLHSAGGHTSRPHLTGDLIYAMGTVITGLPGVLSRRVDPRSGTVMVWGAANAGSAANAIPQEGRMRGTVRTGDHATWAELEPLVRSVVGELLAPLGVRYDLSYFRGVPPVVNDEIAVAMFERSVAAIGPNAVADTPQSPGGEDFSWYLEHVPGAMARLGVWDGFGPQVDLHAPNFDLDERALAIGVRALAGIVLNATSAAG from the coding sequence ATGTCGGCCGTGGGAGCGGGCTTCGCCGCGGCGGACGATCCGATCGACGCATGGCTCGCCGAGCACGGCACCGATCTCATCGCGTGGCGCCGCGAGATCCACGCGCACCCCGAGCTGTCCCGGCAGGAGGTACGCACCACCGAGCTGGTGATGAGCGAACTGACCGCCGCCGGACTCGACCCGCGCCGCCTCCCGTTGGGCACCGGCGTGGTGTGCGATCTGGGGCCCGTCGGTGAGCCCCGGATCGCACTGCGAGCGGACATGGATGCCCTGCCCGTCACCGAACACACCGGCCTGCCGTTCACCTCGGCTGTGGAGGGCGCATCGCATTCCTGCGGGCACGACGCGCACACGGCCATCCTGATCGGCGTGGCCAAACTCCTCGCCGCGGCCGAGCCGTTGCCCGTCGGCGTCCGGCTCATCTTCCAGGCCGCCGAAGAGGTCATGCCCGGCGGTGCCCTCGACGCCATCGACGCCGGGGTGACCGGCGGTCTCGGGCGCATCTTCGCGCTGCACTGCGATCCGCGCCTGCCCGTGGGCACGGTCGGTCTGCGGTCCGGCCCCCTGACCTCCGCGGCCGACCACATCGACCTGCAACTGCACTCCGCCGGCGGGCACACGTCGCGGCCGCATCTGACCGGAGATCTGATCTACGCGATGGGCACCGTGATCACCGGATTGCCCGGGGTGCTGTCACGACGCGTCGACCCGCGGTCGGGGACCGTGATGGTGTGGGGTGCCGCCAACGCCGGCAGCGCGGCCAACGCGATCCCGCAGGAAGGGCGCATGCGCGGGACGGTCCGCACCGGCGACCACGCCACCTGGGCCGAGCTCGAACCGCTCGTCCGCAGCGTCGTCGGCGAACTGCTCGCACCGCTCGGCGTCCGCTATGACCTCTCGTACTTCCGCGGGGTACCGCCGGTCGTCAACGACGAGATCGCGGTCGCGATGTTCGAGCGATCGGTCGCCGCGATCGGACCCAACGCCGTCGCGGACACACCGCAGTCGCCCGGTGGTGAGGACTTCTCCTGGTATCTCGAACACGTGCCGGGGGCGATGGCCCGCCTGGGCGTGTGGGACGGATTCGGGCCGCAGGTCGACCTGCATGCGCCGAACTTCGATCTCGACGAACGTGCCCTCGCGATCGGCGTCCGCGCACTCGCCGGGATCGTGCTGAACGCGACGAGCGCCGCAGGCTAG
- the glpK gene encoding glycerol kinase GlpK, which translates to MAAIDQGTTSTRAMIFDHKGHVVGVEQLEHEQIFPRAGWVEHDAAEIWRNTRRVGAAALASAELTAKDIVACGLTNQRETTVIWERDTGKPVHNAIVWQDTRTDDLCTELAGDVGMDRYRDRTGLPLSTYFAGPKARWLLDSVDGLRERAENGELCFGTMDSWIAWNMTGGVDGGRHVTDVTNASRTMLMDLRTQQWDPEICAEMGIPMAMLPEIRSSSGDFGALRGNGPLPGVPLSGILGDQQAATFGQACLEPGEAKNTYGTGNFLLLNTGTEPVFSEHGLLTTVCYRIGDQPARYALEGSIAVTGSLIQWLRDNLGLISQASDVEGLAAGVDDNGGAYFVPAFSGLFAPRWRPDARGVIVGLTRFVDKGHIARAALEASAFQTREVIEAMQADSGVELSTLKVDGGMVVNELLMQFQADILDVPVVRPVVNETTALGAAYAAGLAVGFWESEDEIRANWAEDKRWEPGMEAAERDRLYAGWNRAVEHSFGLT; encoded by the coding sequence GTGGCGGCGATCGACCAGGGCACCACCTCGACCCGGGCGATGATCTTCGACCACAAAGGGCACGTCGTCGGCGTCGAACAGCTCGAGCACGAACAGATCTTCCCGCGCGCGGGCTGGGTGGAGCACGATGCCGCCGAGATCTGGCGCAACACGCGCCGGGTCGGGGCCGCTGCCCTCGCATCGGCCGAGCTGACCGCCAAGGACATCGTCGCGTGCGGCCTCACCAACCAGCGCGAGACCACCGTGATCTGGGAGCGCGACACCGGCAAGCCGGTGCACAACGCCATCGTCTGGCAGGACACGCGGACCGACGACCTGTGCACCGAACTCGCCGGCGACGTCGGCATGGACCGCTATCGCGATCGCACCGGCCTGCCGCTGTCGACCTACTTCGCCGGCCCGAAGGCCCGGTGGCTCCTCGATTCCGTCGACGGCCTCCGCGAGCGCGCCGAGAACGGGGAATTGTGTTTCGGCACAATGGATTCCTGGATTGCATGGAACATGACCGGCGGCGTGGACGGTGGCCGGCACGTCACAGACGTCACCAATGCCTCACGCACGATGCTCATGGATCTGCGGACCCAGCAGTGGGACCCCGAGATCTGCGCCGAGATGGGCATCCCGATGGCCATGCTGCCCGAGATCAGGAGCTCCTCAGGCGATTTCGGCGCTCTCCGCGGCAACGGCCCCCTCCCCGGCGTACCGCTGTCGGGCATCCTCGGAGACCAGCAGGCCGCGACATTCGGCCAGGCCTGCCTGGAACCCGGCGAGGCGAAGAACACCTATGGCACCGGGAACTTCCTGCTCCTCAACACCGGCACCGAGCCCGTCTTCAGCGAGCACGGGCTGCTCACCACCGTCTGCTACCGGATCGGCGATCAGCCCGCGCGATACGCACTCGAGGGTTCGATCGCGGTGACCGGTTCGCTCATCCAGTGGCTGCGCGACAATCTCGGCCTGATCTCGCAGGCGTCCGACGTCGAGGGACTGGCCGCCGGGGTCGACGACAACGGTGGTGCCTACTTCGTGCCGGCGTTCTCCGGACTCTTCGCACCGCGCTGGCGGCCCGACGCCCGCGGCGTCATCGTGGGTCTCACCCGCTTCGTCGACAAAGGTCACATCGCGCGGGCAGCGTTGGAGGCCAGCGCTTTTCAGACCCGGGAGGTCATCGAGGCGATGCAGGCCGACTCCGGGGTGGAACTGTCGACACTGAAGGTCGACGGCGGGATGGTCGTCAACGAACTGCTCATGCAGTTCCAGGCCGACATCCTGGATGTCCCGGTCGTGCGCCCGGTCGTCAACGAGACGACCGCGCTCGGGGCGGCCTACGCGGCCGGCCTGGCGGTGGGCTTCTGGGAGAGCGAGGACGAGATCCGCGCCAACTGGGCCGAGGACAAGCGGTGGGAGCCGGGGATGGAGGCAGCCGAACGCGACCGCCTCTACGCGGGGTGGAACCGGGCGGTCGAGCACAGCTTCGGCCTGACCTGA
- the glpD gene encoding glycerol-3-phosphate dehydrogenase encodes MNTEFNPDRPADMGPLYRAEAWRRFGEEQFDVVVIGGGVVGVGAALDAATRGLRVALVEARDIASGTSSRSSKMFHGGLRYLEQLEFGLVREALRERELSLRFLAPHLVKPLPFLYPLTQRVWERPYVGAGIFLYDRMGGAKSVPGQRHVTRSGALRAAPALKRSSLIGGIRYYDTVVDDARHSLTVARTAANYGAVIRTSTQVTGFLRESDRVLGVRVRDTENGDVTEIRAHCVINAAGVWTDEVQALSKQRGHFKVRASKGVHIVVPRDRIVSETAIILRTANSVLFVIPWETHWIIGTTDTDWNLDLAHPAATRADIDYILERVNEVLVTKLTHDDIEGVYAGLRPLLAGEDDETSKLSREHAVATVAPGLVSIAGGKYTTYRVMAADAVDACDDFIPTRVAPSITERVPLLGADGYFALINQCEHLGHRFGLHPYRIRRLLNRYGSLIDDVLYYADGDKSLLQPLAAAPQYLRVEVVYAAVDEAALHLEDVLARRTRIAIEYSHRGVDCADEVADLLAPLLGWTTEQRDFEVATYIARVEAEVASQQQPDDDSADALRAAAPEARAEILEPVPVPR; translated from the coding sequence ATGAACACCGAGTTCAACCCGGACCGGCCGGCCGACATGGGGCCCCTCTACCGCGCCGAGGCGTGGCGGAGGTTCGGGGAGGAGCAGTTCGACGTCGTGGTCATCGGCGGAGGCGTGGTGGGCGTCGGCGCCGCACTCGACGCGGCCACCCGCGGCCTGCGGGTGGCGCTCGTGGAGGCGCGTGACATCGCCTCGGGTACCTCGAGCAGGTCGTCGAAGATGTTCCACGGTGGGCTCCGTTATCTCGAACAGCTCGAATTCGGGCTCGTCCGTGAGGCTCTGCGCGAACGTGAGTTGTCGCTGCGGTTCCTCGCGCCGCACCTGGTGAAGCCGCTGCCGTTCCTGTATCCGCTCACGCAACGTGTCTGGGAGCGGCCGTACGTCGGAGCCGGCATCTTCCTCTACGACCGGATGGGCGGCGCCAAGTCCGTTCCCGGACAACGTCACGTCACCCGGTCGGGCGCATTGCGCGCGGCGCCGGCCCTCAAGCGCAGCTCGCTGATCGGCGGAATCCGTTACTACGACACGGTCGTCGACGATGCTCGGCACAGCCTCACGGTGGCCCGCACGGCGGCCAACTACGGTGCGGTCATCCGGACGTCGACCCAGGTGACCGGCTTCCTGCGCGAATCCGACCGGGTGCTCGGAGTCCGGGTGCGCGACACCGAGAACGGCGACGTCACGGAGATCCGCGCGCACTGCGTGATCAACGCCGCGGGGGTGTGGACCGACGAGGTACAGGCGCTGTCCAAGCAGCGCGGGCACTTCAAGGTCCGGGCGTCCAAGGGTGTGCACATCGTGGTGCCGCGCGACCGCATCGTCAGCGAGACGGCGATCATCCTGCGCACCGCCAACTCGGTGCTGTTCGTCATCCCCTGGGAGACGCACTGGATCATCGGTACCACCGACACCGACTGGAACCTCGACCTCGCGCATCCGGCCGCCACCCGCGCCGACATCGACTACATCCTCGAACGCGTCAACGAGGTCCTGGTCACCAAGCTCACCCACGACGACATCGAAGGCGTGTATGCCGGCCTGCGGCCGTTGCTCGCCGGCGAGGACGACGAGACCTCGAAGCTGTCCCGCGAGCACGCGGTCGCGACCGTCGCGCCGGGACTCGTGTCGATCGCGGGCGGGAAGTACACCACCTACCGGGTGATGGCCGCCGATGCCGTCGATGCGTGCGACGACTTCATCCCCACCCGCGTCGCGCCGTCGATCACCGAACGCGTCCCGCTGCTCGGTGCGGACGGCTACTTCGCGCTCATCAATCAGTGTGAGCACCTCGGGCACCGATTCGGGTTGCACCCGTACCGGATTCGGCGTCTTCTCAACCGCTACGGGTCGCTTATCGACGACGTGCTCTACTACGCCGACGGCGACAAGAGCCTGCTGCAGCCGCTCGCCGCGGCGCCGCAGTATCTGCGTGTGGAGGTGGTCTACGCGGCGGTCGACGAGGCGGCGCTACATCTGGAGGACGTTCTCGCCCGGCGGACCCGCATCGCGATCGAGTACTCCCATCGCGGGGTCGACTGCGCCGACGAGGTCGCCGACCTGCTCGCGCCGCTGCTCGGGTGGACCACCGAGCAGCGTGACTTCGAGGTGGCGACCTACATCGCGCGTGTCGAAGCCGAGGTGGCCTCGCAACAGCAACCCGACGACGACTCCGCCGACGCCTTGCGCGCCGCGGCGCCCGAGGCCCGGGCCGAGATCCTGGAGCCGGTGCCCGTTCCGCGGTGA
- a CDS encoding enoyl-CoA hydratase/isomerase family protein, which yields MPFLNDAGDVVELHLGTHGEEISESNPENRFRVEWLDEVDRLLDEIVAAPSRPLVITATGKFFSNGLDTDHIFAAPDQLPGYLDRVHALYAKVLTLPVPTVSAINGHAFGAGAMLALCTDHVLMRTERGFWSLPEAALTMPFTRGMATLLRTRLTDRTATEAMYTSRRYGADDAVGAGIVDEAVDAEHLTARAAELAGARAATVGPNLALIKRGLRAPLLDDLARPTPPGVF from the coding sequence ATGCCATTTCTGAACGATGCCGGGGACGTCGTCGAACTCCATCTCGGAACGCACGGGGAGGAGATCAGCGAGTCCAATCCGGAGAACCGCTTCCGGGTGGAATGGTTGGACGAGGTGGACCGGCTGCTGGACGAGATCGTGGCCGCCCCGTCACGTCCGCTGGTGATCACCGCCACCGGGAAGTTCTTCTCGAACGGACTGGACACCGACCACATCTTCGCCGCCCCCGATCAGCTGCCCGGGTATCTCGACCGCGTCCATGCCCTGTATGCGAAGGTGCTCACGCTGCCGGTGCCCACGGTCAGCGCGATCAACGGACACGCGTTCGGTGCCGGCGCCATGCTCGCGTTGTGCACCGACCACGTGCTGATGCGCACCGAACGCGGATTCTGGTCGCTGCCCGAGGCCGCCCTCACCATGCCCTTCACCCGGGGGATGGCCACGTTGCTGCGCACCCGCCTGACCGATCGCACCGCGACCGAGGCGATGTACACGAGTCGGCGATACGGCGCCGACGACGCGGTCGGCGCGGGGATCGTGGACGAGGCAGTGGACGCCGAGCACCTCACGGCACGGGCAGCCGAGCTCGCCGGCGCTCGCGCCGCAACCGTCGGTCCGAACCTCGCACTCATCAAACGCGGACTGCGCGCACCTCTGCTCGACGATCTCGCGCGTCCGACACCGCCCGGGGTCTTCTGA